A genomic window from Oceanibaculum nanhaiense includes:
- a CDS encoding NAD(P)-dependent oxidoreductase, with the protein MKRKPHNKLKNLEESMERIGFIGLGAMGRPMARNLLRGLRAGGGAEMIVYDMNPDAVAALVAEGAKAAGSIAEVAANADIIVTMLPDSPDVEAVVLGPGGLADSAKTEILVMDMSTIDPSVTDRLSKTLGERGHGFVDAPVGRTVTFAEQGKSLFMVGASSNDFGRVKPLLEAMGNTIHHCGAPGAGIRTKLVNNYIAIVMNQVNAEALALIQSFGLGLQQTLDVVNGTTATNGHLVSNYPAKVLGGDLDPGFRVKLADKDLNLALDAARAADIPMFLGHAARECYGLARAAGHAETDWTVLVDLACARAGLTPPRL; encoded by the coding sequence ATGAAAAGAAAGCCTCATAACAAACTGAAAAATCTGGAGGAATCTATGGAACGGATCGGCTTTATCGGCCTGGGCGCGATGGGGCGGCCGATGGCGCGCAACCTGCTGCGTGGCCTCAGGGCGGGCGGCGGGGCGGAGATGATCGTCTATGACATGAACCCGGACGCCGTCGCGGCGCTGGTCGCCGAAGGGGCGAAAGCCGCCGGCAGCATTGCCGAGGTCGCGGCCAATGCCGACATCATCGTCACCATGCTGCCGGATTCGCCGGATGTGGAGGCGGTCGTGCTCGGCCCCGGCGGGCTGGCCGACTCGGCCAAAACGGAAATCCTGGTGATGGATATGAGCACCATCGACCCGTCCGTTACCGACCGGTTGTCGAAGACGCTGGGCGAGCGCGGCCACGGCTTCGTCGATGCCCCGGTCGGCCGCACCGTGACCTTCGCCGAGCAGGGCAAGTCGCTGTTCATGGTCGGCGCCAGCTCGAACGATTTCGGCCGGGTGAAGCCGCTGCTGGAGGCGATGGGCAACACCATCCATCATTGCGGCGCGCCGGGTGCGGGCATCCGCACCAAGCTGGTGAACAATTACATCGCCATCGTCATGAACCAGGTGAATGCCGAGGCGCTGGCGCTGATCCAGAGCTTCGGCCTCGGCCTGCAGCAGACGCTGGATGTGGTGAACGGCACGACGGCGACCAACGGCCACCTCGTCAGCAACTACCCGGCCAAGGTGCTGGGCGGCGATCTCGATCCCGGCTTCCGGGTGAAGCTGGCCGACAAGGATCTGAACCTGGCGCTGGACGCCGCACGCGCCGCCGATATCCCGATGTTCCTCGGCCATGCGGCACGCGAATGCTATGGCCTGGCCCGGGCGGCGGGGCATGCGGAGACCGACTGGACCGTGCTGGTCGATCTCGCCTGCGCCCGCGCCGGGCTGACGCCGCCGCGTCTGTAG
- a CDS encoding TRAP transporter permease: MTSWTPRLANFFLADETPHAGLIVLAGLLSVAFVLVHVFQLTNYFLPGGQFKVVHIAGGILLTFLALAVKDGTSRFQRWHFVAMAAITLIPLLYIFIEHEAITTERQFIVSDVDIGIGVLFLLLAMYAAWREWGWIMSALALGTLLYGYFGYLIPGELFFHAGIGLKRLLGYTSIPYFQGLLGGLSELSAGTIFPFMLFAAALEITGCVDYIMGVAYRIGGKTRAGPAQVAVVGSGMMGMVSGSSVANVASTGALTIPLMKRFGFRGEFAGAVEAVASTGGQITPPIMGLAAFLIVGITGIPYVEIVKAAVFPALIYYAYLMVAVHIRAMKAGIDVRDRAEELRKEFLPESFLKSSLRNIPFYVAIIYLVLVLITGRSPGGVAIEATGILVALTILRDWLIGQGGIAGRILHTLQMLGRIGYNGALRGAQVAIVVAVIGVLVDILVVTGFAQKLSFAMLDMAGGELWLLLIIAAVSCIAFGLGLPTSAAYILVALLGAPALIELGVPMLAAHMFVFFFANISAITPPVAVSSLIAAKIAGAPYFKTCMIGVRLGLPGFLLPFLFAIHPEILGIDSTLPYVAMVSAMAFIGVMSVNLILEGQYILPLNWIQRVLLLPAAGGLLLPGLTSSAIGLCFFAVVTLWQLVDRKRQRAALA, translated from the coding sequence GTGACGAGTTGGACGCCCCGTCTCGCCAATTTCTTCCTCGCCGATGAAACGCCGCATGCCGGACTGATCGTCCTCGCCGGCCTGCTGTCCGTGGCTTTCGTGCTGGTGCATGTGTTCCAGCTCACCAACTATTTCCTGCCCGGCGGGCAGTTCAAGGTGGTGCACATCGCCGGCGGCATCCTGCTGACCTTCCTGGCGCTGGCGGTGAAGGACGGTACCAGCCGGTTCCAGCGCTGGCATTTCGTGGCGATGGCGGCGATCACGCTGATTCCGCTGCTCTACATCTTCATCGAGCATGAGGCGATCACCACGGAGCGCCAGTTCATCGTCAGCGATGTCGATATCGGCATCGGTGTGCTGTTCCTGCTGCTGGCGATGTATGCCGCCTGGCGCGAATGGGGCTGGATCATGAGCGCGCTGGCACTGGGCACGCTGCTCTATGGCTATTTCGGCTACCTCATTCCGGGCGAGCTGTTCTTCCATGCCGGCATCGGGCTGAAGCGGCTGCTGGGCTATACCTCTATCCCGTATTTCCAGGGCTTGCTCGGCGGCCTGTCGGAATTGTCGGCCGGCACCATCTTTCCCTTCATGCTGTTCGCCGCGGCGCTGGAGATCACCGGCTGCGTCGATTACATCATGGGCGTCGCCTATCGGATCGGCGGCAAGACGCGCGCCGGCCCGGCCCAGGTCGCCGTGGTCGGCAGCGGCATGATGGGCATGGTTTCCGGCTCCTCGGTCGCCAATGTCGCCTCGACCGGGGCGCTGACCATTCCGCTGATGAAGCGTTTCGGCTTTCGTGGGGAATTCGCCGGGGCGGTCGAGGCGGTGGCCTCCACAGGCGGGCAGATCACCCCGCCGATCATGGGTCTGGCGGCGTTCCTGATCGTCGGCATCACCGGCATTCCCTATGTCGAGATTGTGAAGGCGGCGGTGTTCCCGGCGCTGATCTATTACGCCTATCTGATGGTCGCGGTGCATATCCGGGCGATGAAGGCGGGTATCGACGTGCGCGACCGCGCCGAGGAACTGCGCAAGGAATTCCTGCCCGAATCCTTCCTGAAGTCGAGCCTGCGCAACATTCCGTTCTATGTCGCCATCATCTATCTGGTGCTGGTGCTGATCACCGGCCGCTCGCCGGGCGGTGTCGCCATTGAGGCGACCGGCATCCTTGTGGCGCTGACCATCCTGCGTGACTGGCTGATCGGCCAGGGCGGGATCGCCGGCCGCATTCTCCATACGCTGCAGATGCTGGGGCGGATCGGCTATAACGGCGCACTGCGCGGCGCGCAGGTCGCCATCGTCGTCGCCGTCATCGGCGTGCTGGTGGACATTCTGGTGGTCACCGGCTTTGCGCAGAAGCTGTCCTTCGCGATGCTGGACATGGCCGGCGGGGAGCTGTGGCTGCTGCTGATTATCGCCGCGGTCTCCTGCATCGCCTTCGGCCTCGGCCTGCCGACCTCGGCAGCCTACATCTTGGTAGCGCTGCTCGGCGCGCCGGCATTGATCGAGCTGGGCGTGCCCATGCTGGCGGCGCACATGTTCGTGTTCTTCTTCGCCAACATCTCCGCGATCACCCCGCCGGTGGCGGTGTCCTCGCTGATCGCGGCGAAGATCGCGGGTGCACCCTATTTCAAGACCTGCATGATCGGCGTCCGGCTGGGCCTGCCGGGCTTCCTGTTGCCTTTCCTGTTCGCCATCCATCCGGAGATTCTGGGTATCGACAGCACGCTGCCCTATGTCGCGATGGTCTCGGCGATGGCCTTTATCGGTGTCATGTCGGTGAACCTGATCCTGGAAGGGCAGTACATCCTGCCGCTGAACTGGATTCAGCGCGTGCTGCTGCTGCCGGCGGCCGGCGGGCTGCTGCTGCCGGGGCTGACCAGCTCCGCCATCGGGCTGTGCTTCTTCGCGGTGGTGACACTCTGGCAGCTTGTGGACCGCAAGCGGCAGCGGGCGGCGCTGGCCTAA
- a CDS encoding M10 family metallopeptidase C-terminal domain-containing protein, whose amino-acid sequence MALSTNALAITGYDDPYRWNKAAPVGTPVVVTYAFSSSQQSYDTGNRPGFTAMSEAHQAYVTQALGKWAAASGIAFVQVPESAGGQIRFAMFDMAAAGQTNSVGNPLSGFGYYPQSVTTTVNGASTVSTYFNAIGGDVYLNSVTFADASSLAPGQRGYSITLHEIGHAIGFKHPFEGSPSVQDSLALGTLTVMSYERSRSTTELGSVDVEAVQHYYGSANYATEWDPTTLTLRQTGTDGGEWILGTELGDVIFGQRGGDTLRGELGNDDLRGGKGHDLIIGGDGNDTLYSGLGFDTMTGGSGNDVFVVRGYDARFPLADLEPTITDFQDGIDRIGIEGVTDADIATILATQQSLSGQIGVTITVAGTKPATITVMGVSSLDSSDVFAADTLLA is encoded by the coding sequence ATGGCACTGTCCACGAACGCGCTCGCGATCACCGGCTATGACGATCCTTATCGCTGGAACAAGGCCGCGCCGGTCGGAACGCCGGTCGTCGTGACCTACGCGTTCTCCAGCAGCCAACAGAGCTACGACACCGGTAACCGGCCCGGCTTCACAGCCATGTCCGAGGCCCACCAGGCCTATGTAACGCAGGCGCTCGGCAAATGGGCGGCGGCCAGCGGTATCGCCTTCGTGCAGGTGCCGGAAAGTGCCGGCGGTCAGATTCGATTCGCCATGTTCGACATGGCAGCGGCCGGGCAGACCAATTCCGTCGGCAATCCGCTCAGCGGCTTTGGCTATTACCCGCAATCCGTCACGACGACCGTAAATGGGGCAAGCACCGTCTCGACCTATTTCAATGCCATTGGCGGCGACGTTTACCTGAATTCCGTCACCTTCGCTGATGCCTCCAGTCTGGCGCCGGGCCAGCGCGGCTATTCCATTACCCTGCACGAGATCGGCCACGCCATCGGCTTCAAGCATCCCTTCGAGGGATCGCCCAGCGTCCAGGACAGCCTGGCCCTGGGCACGCTGACCGTCATGTCCTACGAACGCTCGCGCTCGACAACGGAGCTGGGCTCGGTCGATGTCGAAGCGGTACAGCATTATTATGGCTCGGCCAATTACGCGACGGAATGGGACCCCACGACGCTGACACTGCGTCAGACCGGCACCGATGGCGGCGAATGGATTCTGGGCACCGAGCTGGGCGATGTGATCTTCGGCCAGCGCGGCGGCGATACGCTGCGCGGCGAGCTGGGCAATGACGATCTGCGCGGCGGCAAGGGCCATGATTTGATCATCGGCGGGGACGGTAACGATACGCTCTATTCCGGTCTCGGCTTCGACACGATGACCGGCGGATCGGGCAATGATGTCTTCGTGGTGCGCGGCTATGATGCGCGCTTTCCGCTAGCCGACCTTGAGCCGACCATCACCGATTTCCAGGATGGCATCGACCGTATCGGCATCGAGGGCGTGACCGACGCCGACATTGCCACGATTCTGGCCACGCAGCAGAGCCTGTCCGGCCAGATCGGCGTGACCATCACCGTGGCGGGTACGAAGCCGGCAACCATTACTGTCATGGGCGTGTCGAGCCTCGACAGCAGCGACGTATTTGCTGCCGATACGCTCCTGGCGTAA
- a CDS encoding amidohydrolase family protein, with product MTTTRIADIGWAIIWDADAKRHVYKQGIDIVFTDDRITHIGDGYTEKVDRTIDGTGLMVMPGLVDIHSHLLSENVGRGVTEEIGNPALYMSGVADPKPLFLPGHSMDSDTLSAEGLRAATRMAISELLMSATTTVVDLAIPYEGWLDTLADTGIRAVAAPMYRSAAWVARTGHTVEYDWDEKAGRKAMEAAFRTMDLAVQHPSGRLSAMVSPAQVDTCSVELLRDSNDMARERNWPITLHTGQCVWDHLEITRRHGLTPVQWLGDIGLLSDRMILAHAIFLDHHSWIRWHTHRDVPLLAETGTRVAHCPLVFSRYGQMMESFGQYVKAGVAMAIGTDTQPHNMLEEMRLAATLGRIGGRHVEDTNIGEVFHAATIGGAEALGRDDLGRIAVGAKADIVLVDLTHPAMRPVRDPLRSLVYSAADRAVKEVYVDGQQLVRDGKVLTVDRDAAADTLQKVQADMLQAVSSRDRLGRSAEQVSPLSLARG from the coding sequence ATGACCACGACACGCATTGCCGATATCGGCTGGGCCATCATCTGGGACGCGGACGCGAAACGGCACGTCTACAAGCAGGGCATCGACATCGTCTTCACCGATGACCGCATCACCCATATCGGCGACGGCTACACGGAAAAGGTGGACCGCACCATCGACGGCACGGGCCTGATGGTTATGCCGGGGCTGGTCGATATCCATTCCCATCTGCTGTCGGAGAATGTCGGGCGCGGCGTCACCGAGGAGATCGGCAACCCCGCGCTGTATATGAGCGGCGTCGCCGACCCGAAGCCGCTGTTCCTGCCCGGCCATTCGATGGACAGCGACACCCTGTCCGCCGAGGGCTTGCGCGCCGCCACCCGCATGGCGATCTCGGAATTGCTGATGAGCGCCACCACCACCGTGGTCGATCTCGCCATCCCCTATGAGGGCTGGCTGGACACGCTGGCCGACACCGGCATCCGCGCCGTTGCCGCGCCGATGTACCGCTCCGCCGCCTGGGTCGCGCGCACCGGCCATACGGTCGAGTATGACTGGGACGAAAAGGCCGGCCGCAAGGCGATGGAGGCTGCTTTCCGCACCATGGACCTTGCCGTGCAGCATCCCAGCGGGCGGCTGTCCGCCATGGTCAGCCCGGCGCAGGTCGATACCTGCTCCGTCGAACTGCTGCGCGACAGCAACGATATGGCGCGCGAGCGCAACTGGCCAATCACCCTGCATACCGGCCAGTGCGTCTGGGACCATCTGGAGATCACCCGCCGGCATGGCCTCACCCCCGTGCAATGGCTGGGCGATATCGGCCTGTTGTCGGACCGCATGATCCTGGCCCATGCGATCTTCCTGGATCACCATTCCTGGATCCGCTGGCACACCCACCGCGACGTGCCGCTGCTGGCCGAGACCGGCACCCGCGTCGCGCACTGCCCGCTGGTGTTCAGCCGCTATGGCCAGATGATGGAAAGCTTCGGCCAGTATGTGAAGGCCGGCGTCGCCATGGCCATCGGCACCGACACCCAGCCGCACAACATGCTGGAGGAGATGCGCCTCGCCGCCACGCTGGGCCGGATCGGTGGCCGCCATGTGGAGGATACGAACATCGGCGAGGTGTTCCATGCCGCCACCATCGGCGGCGCTGAGGCACTGGGCCGCGACGATCTGGGCCGCATCGCCGTGGGCGCCAAGGCCGATATCGTGCTGGTGGACCTGACCCATCCCGCCATGCGGCCGGTGCGCGACCCGCTGCGCAGCCTGGTCTATTCCGCCGCCGACCGCGCAGTGAAGGAGGTCTATGTCGATGGCCAGCAGCTGGTGCGCGACGGCAAAGTGCTGACCGTGGACCGCGACGCCGCCGCCGACACGCTGCAGAAGGTGCAGGCCGACATGCTGCAGGCCGTCTCCAGCCGCGACCGCCTCGGCCGCAGCGCCGAACAGGTCTCCCCGCTGTCGCTGGCGCGGGGATGA
- a CDS encoding thiamine pyrophosphate-binding protein gives MATNQLSGADAFVRMLQHHKVEIVFGLCGDTSLPLYDAFYRLDHGIKHILTRDERSASYMADGYARTSGKVGICEGPSGGGATYILPGVVEANESSIPILAVTTDIAVSSRGRYTLTELDQNALFRPLSKYNTVIDRAEDIPRTLRAAFQQMTTGKPGAAHLGLPFDVQKGPVDESDVWADPEMGSYPSRRYGPDPKDVEKAAELILAAKKPLFVCGGGVVIAGAEAILLKLAQALGAPVATTISGQGSIGEGDELSVGVVGSNGGVVETRAIVNSADLVIFIGCRAGSVTTERWRYPAPGSAKIVHIDADPMVPGAIYRTDATLIGDARVALEALYDAMEGEFKTHKPTTAWGTSVADAKRKKFEAFRALAQSNDAPIKPERVVATLNEILPEDSIIVCDPGTPCPYFSGYYEFLKPGRHFISNRAHGALGYSMAASVGAHYGRPSAKTVAIMGDGSFCFTAGEMETIARIGAPVTMIVISNSVYGWIKAGQKTGFDARYFSVDFSQTQHAKVAEAFGIKAFRVEDPAELKSVLKQATEYQGPTLVDIVCQPLHEARAPVSEWVA, from the coding sequence ATGGCAACCAATCAGCTATCCGGCGCCGATGCTTTCGTGCGCATGCTGCAGCATCACAAGGTGGAGATCGTGTTCGGCCTGTGCGGCGACACCAGCCTGCCGCTGTATGACGCCTTCTACCGCCTGGACCATGGCATCAAGCACATCCTGACGCGCGATGAGCGCTCGGCGTCCTACATGGCGGACGGCTATGCCCGCACCTCCGGCAAGGTCGGTATCTGCGAGGGGCCGAGCGGCGGCGGCGCCACCTACATCCTGCCGGGCGTGGTGGAAGCCAATGAAAGCTCGATCCCGATCCTGGCGGTGACCACGGATATCGCGGTTTCCTCGCGCGGCCGCTACACGCTGACCGAGCTGGACCAGAACGCGCTGTTCCGCCCGCTGTCGAAGTACAACACCGTCATCGATCGGGCCGAGGATATCCCGCGCACGCTGCGCGCCGCCTTCCAGCAGATGACCACCGGCAAGCCGGGTGCCGCGCATCTGGGCCTGCCCTTCGACGTGCAGAAGGGCCCGGTGGATGAGAGCGATGTCTGGGCCGATCCGGAGATGGGTTCCTACCCCTCGCGCCGCTACGGGCCGGACCCGAAGGATGTGGAGAAGGCGGCGGAGCTGATCCTGGCGGCGAAGAAGCCGCTGTTCGTCTGCGGCGGCGGCGTTGTCATCGCCGGTGCCGAGGCGATCCTGCTGAAACTGGCCCAGGCGCTGGGCGCGCCGGTTGCCACCACGATCAGCGGCCAGGGCTCGATCGGCGAGGGGGATGAGCTGTCGGTCGGCGTCGTCGGCTCCAATGGCGGCGTTGTGGAAACCCGCGCGATCGTGAATTCGGCCGATCTGGTGATCTTCATCGGGTGCCGCGCCGGCTCCGTCACCACGGAACGCTGGCGCTATCCGGCGCCGGGTTCGGCGAAGATCGTGCATATCGACGCCGATCCGATGGTGCCGGGGGCGATCTATCGCACCGACGCGACGCTGATCGGCGATGCCCGCGTGGCGCTGGAAGCGCTGTATGACGCGATGGAAGGCGAGTTCAAGACCCACAAGCCGACCACGGCCTGGGGGACTTCCGTTGCCGACGCCAAGCGCAAGAAGTTCGAGGCGTTCCGCGCCCTGGCGCAGAGCAATGACGCGCCGATCAAGCCGGAGCGTGTGGTGGCGACGCTGAACGAGATCCTGCCGGAAGATTCGATCATCGTCTGCGATCCGGGCACGCCGTGCCCGTATTTCTCCGGCTATTACGAGTTCCTGAAGCCGGGCCGACATTTCATCTCCAACCGGGCGCATGGTGCGCTGGGCTATTCCATGGCGGCCTCGGTCGGCGCGCATTATGGCCGGCCCAGTGCCAAGACTGTCGCCATCATGGGCGATGGCAGCTTCTGCTTCACCGCCGGCGAGATGGAGACCATCGCCCGCATCGGCGCGCCGGTGACGATGATCGTCATCTCCAATTCGGTCTATGGCTGGATCAAGGCCGGCCAGAAGACCGGCTTCGATGCGCGCTACTTCTCGGTCGATTTCTCGCAGACCCAGCATGCCAAGGTCGCTGAGGCCTTCGGCATCAAGGCGTTCCGCGTTGAGGACCCGGCCGAGCTGAAGTCGGTGCTGAAGCAGGCAACCGAATATCAGGGCCCGACGCTGGTGGATATCGTCTGCCAGCCGCTGCACGAGGCGCGCGCGCCGGTCAGCGAGTGGGTGGCCTAA
- a CDS encoding TAXI family TRAP transporter solute-binding subunit, producing the protein MTKDYSISRRETLLGSLGLAAAAGMLIPSTSVLAQQAKRWGSSSIGSTGYVIIEALASTVNKHTKLKNSSMATSGGAENMALIGEGQLEFCQTTSTDWQPAVNGEKPYGKKIDVNQVLAYTVFNCTPMVRADSPIKTLADLEGKRCMPSPAGSSTAAMWRVLFEAAGVKVNWTYGSWRESYDALRAGAVDCIPSLFTNSRPAPILTELEATTPVRILPVPEDVMKKAQAINPGVVSGELNPTDWKTIDKPMNVASFSGILACHPKMSEQDVYDVCKAIFDNAAEVQSIGKQLKDIDAKFGARYLMTGFKVHPGAAKYFKEKGIWRDELTIAS; encoded by the coding sequence ATGACTAAGGATTATTCGATCTCCCGCCGCGAGACGCTTCTGGGCAGTCTCGGCCTGGCGGCAGCCGCCGGCATGCTGATTCCCAGCACCAGCGTCCTGGCGCAGCAGGCGAAGCGTTGGGGCTCGTCCTCGATCGGCTCCACCGGCTACGTCATCATCGAGGCGCTGGCCTCGACGGTGAACAAGCACACCAAGCTGAAGAACTCCTCGATGGCCACCAGCGGCGGCGCCGAGAACATGGCGCTGATCGGCGAAGGCCAGCTGGAATTCTGCCAGACCACCTCGACCGACTGGCAGCCCGCCGTGAATGGCGAGAAGCCCTACGGCAAGAAGATCGATGTCAATCAGGTGCTGGCCTACACGGTGTTCAACTGCACCCCGATGGTGCGCGCCGACAGCCCGATCAAGACGCTGGCCGATCTGGAAGGCAAGCGCTGCATGCCGTCCCCGGCCGGCAGCTCGACGGCCGCCATGTGGCGCGTGCTGTTCGAGGCGGCGGGCGTCAAGGTGAACTGGACCTACGGTTCCTGGCGCGAGAGCTATGACGCGCTGCGCGCGGGTGCGGTGGACTGCATCCCCTCGCTGTTCACCAACAGCCGCCCGGCGCCGATCCTGACCGAGCTGGAAGCCACCACGCCGGTGCGCATCCTGCCGGTCCCCGAGGACGTCATGAAGAAGGCCCAGGCCATCAATCCGGGCGTCGTCTCCGGCGAGTTGAACCCGACCGACTGGAAGACCATCGACAAGCCGATGAATGTCGCCTCCTTCTCGGGCATCCTGGCCTGCCATCCGAAGATGAGCGAGCAGGATGTCTATGACGTCTGCAAGGCGATCTTCGATAATGCTGCCGAGGTGCAGTCCATCGGCAAGCAGCTGAAGGACATCGATGCCAAGTTCGGCGCACGCTACCTGATGACCGGTTTCAAGGTCCATCCGGGTGCCGCGAAGTACTTCAAGGAAAAGGGCATCTGGCGCGACGAGCTGACGATTGCCAGCTGA
- a CDS encoding type II toxin-antitoxin system Phd/YefM family antitoxin — MAIWRVQEAKARFSEFVRASLTQGPQVVTLRGVETAVLVPITEWRRLTAARPSLKELLLAEQGRTEALALPRGKLHRRATAAF; from the coding sequence ATGGCAATCTGGCGCGTGCAGGAGGCGAAGGCAAGGTTCAGCGAATTCGTGCGGGCCAGCCTGACGCAGGGACCGCAGGTGGTGACGCTACGTGGCGTGGAAACCGCCGTGTTGGTGCCGATCACGGAATGGCGCCGGCTGACGGCAGCCCGCCCGAGCCTTAAAGAACTCCTGCTGGCAGAACAAGGCCGCACTGAAGCCCTTGCGTTGCCGCGCGGAAAGCTGCACCGCCGGGCGACGGCCGCATTCTGA
- a CDS encoding VOC family protein: MPYADRQLPESTELFLDHIAHFVPDMDAAGAALERLGYRLTPFTHQQNSLKPGEPPVPAGTANRLVMLRRGYLEFLTSVADTPLAQQLQAAVRRYIGLHLLAFAVGDAEAAWNRLQEQGFAPTPLVHLTRPVELPAGGTEDARFSVVRVPPGTMPEGRIQMLTHYTESAVWQERWMDHPNRIEELHDVLLAVADPEEAATRFARFLDRKAEKKGSAWHLETDRGALSFVAPDALPDTLPGAVVPAAPFMAGYSLISADLAASAHHFLKGGGAVEEIGSGMLKLTLPAPLGGTQIVCARGQRAPWRG; the protein is encoded by the coding sequence ATGCCCTATGCCGACCGCCAGCTGCCCGAATCGACGGAACTGTTCCTCGATCATATCGCGCATTTCGTGCCCGACATGGACGCGGCCGGGGCGGCGCTGGAGCGGCTGGGCTATCGGCTCACCCCGTTCACCCATCAGCAGAACAGCCTGAAGCCGGGCGAACCGCCGGTGCCGGCGGGGACCGCCAACCGGCTGGTCATGCTGCGGCGCGGCTATCTGGAATTCCTCACCTCCGTCGCCGACACGCCGCTGGCGCAGCAGCTGCAGGCGGCGGTACGGCGCTATATCGGGCTGCACCTGCTGGCGTTCGCCGTTGGCGATGCCGAGGCCGCCTGGAACCGGCTTCAGGAGCAGGGCTTCGCACCGACACCGCTGGTGCATCTGACCCGTCCGGTCGAACTGCCGGCGGGCGGCACCGAGGATGCTCGCTTCTCCGTCGTGCGCGTGCCGCCGGGGACCATGCCGGAAGGCCGCATCCAGATGCTGACCCACTATACGGAAAGTGCCGTCTGGCAGGAGCGCTGGATGGATCACCCGAACCGCATCGAGGAACTGCACGACGTGCTGCTGGCGGTCGCCGACCCGGAGGAGGCCGCGACACGCTTCGCCCGCTTCCTCGACCGCAAGGCAGAGAAGAAAGGCAGCGCCTGGCACCTGGAGACGGATCGCGGGGCGCTGAGTTTCGTGGCACCGGACGCCCTGCCGGACACGCTGCCCGGTGCGGTTGTGCCGGCCGCGCCCTTCATGGCCGGCTACAGCCTGATCAGCGCCGACCTTGCCGCCAGCGCGCACCACTTCCTGAAGGGTGGTGGTGCTGTGGAGGAAATCGGCAGCGGCATGCTGAAACTCACCCTGCCGGCACCGCTGGGCGGCACGCAGATCGTCTGCGCCCGCGGCCAGCGCGCGCCCTGGCGGGGATAG
- a CDS encoding 2,4'-dihydroxyacetophenone dioxygenase family protein has protein sequence MSSNVVPMTEELAPGKPGKNFVRVPLPMDAAPELVIDTSGDDERMWMQLSDNVWIRPLMLNVVQGSWVNILKAKAGGIVSRHRHPAMVTGYTLDGAWGYLEHDWVATKGTFIFEPAGETHTLVVDPKVGHMTTLFHNMGPLLYVDENGKQTGYEDVFTRIEKFRAYYRQNGLGEGFIEQLIR, from the coding sequence ATGAGCAGCAATGTGGTGCCGATGACCGAAGAGCTTGCGCCGGGCAAGCCGGGCAAGAATTTCGTGCGTGTCCCGCTGCCGATGGATGCGGCGCCGGAACTGGTGATCGACACCTCCGGCGATGACGAGCGCATGTGGATGCAGCTGTCTGACAATGTCTGGATCCGCCCGCTGATGCTGAATGTCGTGCAGGGCAGCTGGGTGAACATCCTAAAGGCCAAGGCCGGCGGCATCGTCAGCCGCCACCGCCATCCGGCGATGGTCACCGGCTACACGCTGGACGGCGCCTGGGGCTATCTGGAGCATGATTGGGTCGCCACCAAGGGCACCTTCATCTTCGAGCCGGCGGGCGAGACCCATACGCTGGTGGTCGATCCCAAGGTCGGGCACATGACCACCCTGTTCCACAATATGGGCCCGCTGCTCTATGTCGATGAGAACGGCAAGCAGACCGGCTATGAGGATGTGTTCACCCGCATCGAGAAGTTCCGCGCCTACTACCGCCAGAACGGCCTCGGCGAGGGCTTCATTGAGCAGCTGATCCGCTAA
- a CDS encoding DUF3047 domain-containing protein — translation MKIFVVLAIILLALPSLASAQPVDARLTEAGWRLLTFDPPPAQFRQLEEGGIEAEARGSVAVLYRGVDKAEAAKPLLSWRWRVDRSDIQPVDLGRKERADRPIALHVGFEQDDSTDGFMRTLAARMTGAPPPGRVITYTWGGTQAAGAVLVSPYLGDEGRIVILRPGNAPLGDWVEERVDLHADFQRFFGYAPPPVAYIAISADADDQPGHTLARIADIRFQGVE, via the coding sequence ATGAAGATATTCGTTGTCCTGGCCATCATTCTGCTGGCGCTGCCAAGCCTTGCGTCGGCGCAGCCGGTCGATGCGAGGCTGACCGAGGCCGGCTGGCGGTTGCTGACCTTCGATCCGCCGCCCGCACAATTCCGGCAGCTGGAAGAGGGCGGCATCGAGGCGGAGGCCAGGGGCAGCGTCGCCGTGCTCTATCGCGGGGTCGACAAGGCGGAGGCGGCGAAGCCTTTGCTGTCCTGGCGCTGGCGGGTGGACCGGTCTGATATCCAGCCGGTCGATCTCGGCCGGAAGGAGCGCGCGGACCGGCCCATTGCCCTGCATGTCGGCTTCGAACAGGATGACAGCACCGACGGTTTCATGCGCACGCTCGCCGCCCGGATGACGGGGGCGCCGCCGCCGGGCCGGGTCATCACCTATACCTGGGGCGGCACGCAGGCAGCGGGCGCGGTGCTGGTCAGCCCCTATCTGGGCGACGAGGGGCGGATCGTCATCCTGCGTCCCGGAAATGCGCCATTGGGCGACTGGGTGGAGGAGCGTGTCGATCTGCACGCCGATTTCCAGCGCTTCTTCGGCTATGCGCCGCCGCCGGTCGCCTATATCGCGATTTCCGCCGACGCCGACGACCAGCCCGGCCATACGCTCGCCCGCATCGCGGATATCCGGTTTCAGGGCGTGGAGTGA